A region of Mustela lutreola isolate mMusLut2 chromosome 17, mMusLut2.pri, whole genome shotgun sequence DNA encodes the following proteins:
- the LOC131819394 gene encoding uncharacterized protein LOC131819394 yields the protein MQLAEVQPLALSRRPAPRKTRKRTTYHVGTRRAAPRLPRTPGRGLLLLHLPGPPFPRSRLWAHGQTLFRSTTFPGPESVSKGLPVPRAQTGRARAEPPCSVAAATARPLRPSPRAPGLELESPRSSLRPACAEPRPHSPVPAGCRRDRTACSPVGPGTLARRGQSLGTTASGDLGTGRKREQRDGTTRARIRTQAEVHMRRTAAAVRLLEPTWEPVKYPTSVSRELLTRQQGEK from the exons ATGCAGCTTGCCGAG GTCCAGCCGCTCGCGCTCTctcgccgccccgccccccgcaagACCCGCAAGCGCACGACCTACCACGTCGGGACACGCCGAGCTGCCCCGAGGCTCCCGAGGACTCCGGGGCGGGGGctgctcctcctccacctcccggGGCCGCCGTTCCCGCGGAGCCGGCTCTGGGCCCACGGGCAAACTCTCTTCAGGTCGACGACCTTCCCGGGGCCCGAATCGGTCTCTAAGGGCCTCCCCGTCCCGCGGGCGCAGACCGGCCGAGCCCGGGCCGAGCCGCCCTGCTCCGTCGCCGCCGCCACGGCCCGACCCCTCCGGCCCAGCCCGCGGGCTCCGGGGCTCGAGCTCGAGAGTCCCCGCTCGAGCCTCCGCCCGGCCTGCGCGGAGCCGCGCCCGCACAGCCCCGTGCCCGCTGGATGCCGGCGCGACCGGACAGCGTGCAGCCCCGTAGGCCCCGGGACCCTTGCCCGCCGAGGCCAAAGCCTGGGAACCACTGCGAGCGGTGACCTGGGCACGGGCAGGAAGCGAGAGCAACGCGACGGTACTACGCGTGCGCGAATACGCACACAGGCCGAGGTGCACATGCGCAGGACGGCGGCGGCAGTGCGGCTGTTAGAGCCCACTTGGGAGCCCGTCAAATACCCGACCTCTGTTTCCC